Proteins co-encoded in one Pseudoliparis swirei isolate HS2019 ecotype Mariana Trench chromosome 7, NWPU_hadal_v1, whole genome shotgun sequence genomic window:
- the glt1d1 gene encoding glycosyltransferase 1 domain-containing protein 1 isoform X2, with the protein MKLLFLACLSPKTGNHTTAERIRSHIESAGHTCELRDAAAFQSPAEVAHLISRHPPFEGALAIHLHRAGSLLLDIQVPFGVIFGGTDINEDVKVEQKRVVMEQVLLKARFAVAFTDQLKEEAELFLLSQSSKIYVQPQGIQTEVSEKFHWAEFLRSSGVMGEHVEELHVFLLVCGLRRVKDPLYLVEMFSEWHRENPLNVLVVIGPRYLFFLSNIDVRQKIDPVFTVEVEAVVKKAAGVFLAQERSQRELHAAMRRCFSVVNSSVSEGMSAAILEAMDLGVPVLARDIPGNAAVVRHEVTGLLYSSPQRLLSEHDLRDRLVRNGKLYVEEHHCLKRERETYRRLVDSLLCA; encoded by the exons ATGAAATTACTCTTCCTTGCTTGTCTCAGCCCCAAAACTGGAAACCACACTACAGCTGAGAGAATAAG GTCCCACATTGAATCAGCAGGACACACCTGTGAGCTCAGAGATGCAGCTGCATTTCAGTCTCCTGCTGAGGTGGCACATCTAATATCTCGACATCCTCCATTCGAGGGTGCACTGGCCATCCATCTGCACAGAGCAGGCAGCCTTCTCTTGG ACATCCAAGTACCCTTTGGCGTTATCTTTGGCGGAACAGATATAAATGAAGATGTGAAAGTTGAGCAGAAGCGTGTGGTTATGGAGCAGGTGCTACTCAAAGCCAG GTTTGCGGTTGCATTTACGGACCAACTGAAAGAAGAGGCAGAGTTATTTTTG CTTTCCCAGAGCAGTAAAATCTACGTCCAGCCCCAAG GAATCCAGACGGAAGTGAGTGAGAAATTCCACTGGGCTGAATTCTTGAGGAGCTCAG GTGTGATGGGTGAGCATGTGGAGGAGCTGCATGTCTTCCTGTTGGTCTGTGGTCTCAGGAGAGTCAAGGACCCCCTCTACCTGGTGGAGATGTTTTCAG AGTGGCATCGTGAGAACCCGCTGAATGTGTTGGTTGTCATTGGGCCACGG TATCTGTTCTTTCTTTCAAACATTGATGTCAGGCAAAAG ATCGATCCTGTGTTTACCGTTGAAGTGGAAGCTGTTGTTAAAAA AGCAGCCGGGGTCTTCTTGGCCCAGGAGAGGAGCCAACGGGAGCTTCATGCTGCCATGAGGAGGTGCTTCTCCGTGGTTAACAGCTCCGTCTCAGAGGGCATGTCAGCGGCCATCTTGGAG GCCATGGATCTCGGGGTCCCCGTGTTGGCCAGGGACATCCCAGGGAATGCTGCCGTAGTGCGCCATGAGGTCACTGGCCTGCTGTACTCGTCTCCTCAG AGGCTGTTGTCAGAGCATGATCTGAGAGACAGGCTGGTGAGGAATGGGAAGCTGTACGTGGAAGAGCATCACTGCCTGAAACGGGAGAGAGAAACCTACCGGCGGCTGGTGGACAGTCTGCTCTGCGCGTAA
- the glt1d1 gene encoding glycosyltransferase 1 domain-containing protein 1 isoform X1, producing the protein MKLLFLACLSPKTGNHTTAERIRSHIESAGHTCELRDAAAFQSPAEVAHLISRHPPFEGALAIHLHRAGSLLLDIQVPFGVIFGGTDINEDVKVEQKRVVMEQVLLKARFAVAFTDQLKEEAELFLLSQSSKIYVQPQGIQTEVSEKFHWAEFLRSSGVMGEHVEELHVFLLVCGLRRVKDPLYLVEMFSEWHRENPLNVLVVIGPRYLFFLSNIDVRQKIDPVFTVEVEAVVKKAAGVFLAQERSQRELHAAMRRCFSVVNSSVSEGMSAAILEAMDLGVPVLARDIPGNAAVVRHEVTGLLYSSPQEFVHQSQRLLSEHDLRDRLVRNGKLYVEEHHCLKRERETYRRLVDSLLCA; encoded by the exons ATGAAATTACTCTTCCTTGCTTGTCTCAGCCCCAAAACTGGAAACCACACTACAGCTGAGAGAATAAG GTCCCACATTGAATCAGCAGGACACACCTGTGAGCTCAGAGATGCAGCTGCATTTCAGTCTCCTGCTGAGGTGGCACATCTAATATCTCGACATCCTCCATTCGAGGGTGCACTGGCCATCCATCTGCACAGAGCAGGCAGCCTTCTCTTGG ACATCCAAGTACCCTTTGGCGTTATCTTTGGCGGAACAGATATAAATGAAGATGTGAAAGTTGAGCAGAAGCGTGTGGTTATGGAGCAGGTGCTACTCAAAGCCAG GTTTGCGGTTGCATTTACGGACCAACTGAAAGAAGAGGCAGAGTTATTTTTG CTTTCCCAGAGCAGTAAAATCTACGTCCAGCCCCAAG GAATCCAGACGGAAGTGAGTGAGAAATTCCACTGGGCTGAATTCTTGAGGAGCTCAG GTGTGATGGGTGAGCATGTGGAGGAGCTGCATGTCTTCCTGTTGGTCTGTGGTCTCAGGAGAGTCAAGGACCCCCTCTACCTGGTGGAGATGTTTTCAG AGTGGCATCGTGAGAACCCGCTGAATGTGTTGGTTGTCATTGGGCCACGG TATCTGTTCTTTCTTTCAAACATTGATGTCAGGCAAAAG ATCGATCCTGTGTTTACCGTTGAAGTGGAAGCTGTTGTTAAAAA AGCAGCCGGGGTCTTCTTGGCCCAGGAGAGGAGCCAACGGGAGCTTCATGCTGCCATGAGGAGGTGCTTCTCCGTGGTTAACAGCTCCGTCTCAGAGGGCATGTCAGCGGCCATCTTGGAG GCCATGGATCTCGGGGTCCCCGTGTTGGCCAGGGACATCCCAGGGAATGCTGCCGTAGTGCGCCATGAGGTCACTGGCCTGCTGTACTCGTCTCCTCAG GAATTTGTGCATCAATCTCAGAGGCTGTTGTCAGAGCATGATCTGAGAGACAGGCTGGTGAGGAATGGGAAGCTGTACGTGGAAGAGCATCACTGCCTGAAACGGGAGAGAGAAACCTACCGGCGGCTGGTGGACAGTCTGCTCTGCGCGTAA
- the glt1d1 gene encoding glycosyltransferase 1 domain-containing protein 1 isoform X4, translated as MKLLFLACLSPKTGNHTTAERIRSHIESAGHTCELRDAAAFQSPAEVAHLISRHPPFEGALAIHLHRAGSLLLDIQVPFGVIFGGTDINEDVKVEQKRVVMEQVLLKARFAVAFTDQLKEEAELFLLSQSSKIYVQPQGVMGEHVEELHVFLLVCGLRRVKDPLYLVEMFSEWHRENPLNVLVVIGPRYLFFLSNIDVRQKIDPVFTVEVEAVVKKAAGVFLAQERSQRELHAAMRRCFSVVNSSVSEGMSAAILEAMDLGVPVLARDIPGNAAVVRHEVTGLLYSSPQEFVHQSQRLLSEHDLRDRLVRNGKLYVEEHHCLKRERETYRRLVDSLLCA; from the exons ATGAAATTACTCTTCCTTGCTTGTCTCAGCCCCAAAACTGGAAACCACACTACAGCTGAGAGAATAAG GTCCCACATTGAATCAGCAGGACACACCTGTGAGCTCAGAGATGCAGCTGCATTTCAGTCTCCTGCTGAGGTGGCACATCTAATATCTCGACATCCTCCATTCGAGGGTGCACTGGCCATCCATCTGCACAGAGCAGGCAGCCTTCTCTTGG ACATCCAAGTACCCTTTGGCGTTATCTTTGGCGGAACAGATATAAATGAAGATGTGAAAGTTGAGCAGAAGCGTGTGGTTATGGAGCAGGTGCTACTCAAAGCCAG GTTTGCGGTTGCATTTACGGACCAACTGAAAGAAGAGGCAGAGTTATTTTTG CTTTCCCAGAGCAGTAAAATCTACGTCCAGCCCCAAG GTGTGATGGGTGAGCATGTGGAGGAGCTGCATGTCTTCCTGTTGGTCTGTGGTCTCAGGAGAGTCAAGGACCCCCTCTACCTGGTGGAGATGTTTTCAG AGTGGCATCGTGAGAACCCGCTGAATGTGTTGGTTGTCATTGGGCCACGG TATCTGTTCTTTCTTTCAAACATTGATGTCAGGCAAAAG ATCGATCCTGTGTTTACCGTTGAAGTGGAAGCTGTTGTTAAAAA AGCAGCCGGGGTCTTCTTGGCCCAGGAGAGGAGCCAACGGGAGCTTCATGCTGCCATGAGGAGGTGCTTCTCCGTGGTTAACAGCTCCGTCTCAGAGGGCATGTCAGCGGCCATCTTGGAG GCCATGGATCTCGGGGTCCCCGTGTTGGCCAGGGACATCCCAGGGAATGCTGCCGTAGTGCGCCATGAGGTCACTGGCCTGCTGTACTCGTCTCCTCAG GAATTTGTGCATCAATCTCAGAGGCTGTTGTCAGAGCATGATCTGAGAGACAGGCTGGTGAGGAATGGGAAGCTGTACGTGGAAGAGCATCACTGCCTGAAACGGGAGAGAGAAACCTACCGGCGGCTGGTGGACAGTCTGCTCTGCGCGTAA
- the glt1d1 gene encoding glycosyltransferase 1 domain-containing protein 1 isoform X3 — protein MKLLFLACLSPKTGNHTTAERIRSHIESAGHTCELRDAAAFQSPAEVAHLISRHPPFEGALAIHLHRAGSLLLDIQVPFGVIFGGTDINEDVKVEQKRVVMEQVLLKARFAVAFTDQLKEEAELFLLSQSSKIYVQPQGIQTEVSEKFHWAEFLRSSGVMGEHVEELHVFLLVCGLRRVKDPLYLVEMFSEWHRENPLNVLVVIGPRIDPVFTVEVEAVVKKAAGVFLAQERSQRELHAAMRRCFSVVNSSVSEGMSAAILEAMDLGVPVLARDIPGNAAVVRHEVTGLLYSSPQEFVHQSQRLLSEHDLRDRLVRNGKLYVEEHHCLKRERETYRRLVDSLLCA, from the exons ATGAAATTACTCTTCCTTGCTTGTCTCAGCCCCAAAACTGGAAACCACACTACAGCTGAGAGAATAAG GTCCCACATTGAATCAGCAGGACACACCTGTGAGCTCAGAGATGCAGCTGCATTTCAGTCTCCTGCTGAGGTGGCACATCTAATATCTCGACATCCTCCATTCGAGGGTGCACTGGCCATCCATCTGCACAGAGCAGGCAGCCTTCTCTTGG ACATCCAAGTACCCTTTGGCGTTATCTTTGGCGGAACAGATATAAATGAAGATGTGAAAGTTGAGCAGAAGCGTGTGGTTATGGAGCAGGTGCTACTCAAAGCCAG GTTTGCGGTTGCATTTACGGACCAACTGAAAGAAGAGGCAGAGTTATTTTTG CTTTCCCAGAGCAGTAAAATCTACGTCCAGCCCCAAG GAATCCAGACGGAAGTGAGTGAGAAATTCCACTGGGCTGAATTCTTGAGGAGCTCAG GTGTGATGGGTGAGCATGTGGAGGAGCTGCATGTCTTCCTGTTGGTCTGTGGTCTCAGGAGAGTCAAGGACCCCCTCTACCTGGTGGAGATGTTTTCAG AGTGGCATCGTGAGAACCCGCTGAATGTGTTGGTTGTCATTGGGCCACGG ATCGATCCTGTGTTTACCGTTGAAGTGGAAGCTGTTGTTAAAAA AGCAGCCGGGGTCTTCTTGGCCCAGGAGAGGAGCCAACGGGAGCTTCATGCTGCCATGAGGAGGTGCTTCTCCGTGGTTAACAGCTCCGTCTCAGAGGGCATGTCAGCGGCCATCTTGGAG GCCATGGATCTCGGGGTCCCCGTGTTGGCCAGGGACATCCCAGGGAATGCTGCCGTAGTGCGCCATGAGGTCACTGGCCTGCTGTACTCGTCTCCTCAG GAATTTGTGCATCAATCTCAGAGGCTGTTGTCAGAGCATGATCTGAGAGACAGGCTGGTGAGGAATGGGAAGCTGTACGTGGAAGAGCATCACTGCCTGAAACGGGAGAGAGAAACCTACCGGCGGCTGGTGGACAGTCTGCTCTGCGCGTAA